A genomic stretch from Georgenia muralis includes:
- a CDS encoding class E sortase, producing MAALIGFVGELLLTAGLLLGLFVVWQVWWTDVAVSDDQAAAVEEIERSFETPSVEAAVEPRTDAPPAVAPVGAGEGFATLYVPRWGADYRVPITEGVGMDVLNTGAAGHYPDTAMPGDIGNFALAAHRQSYGAAFHAVDQLVEGDPVIVETAEAWLIYEVREDYIVLPQQVDVIAPVPGDPAAEATERLITFTTCHPLWSTRERWITHAELTGWIPRSEGKPAELETS from the coding sequence GTGGCAGCGCTCATCGGGTTCGTCGGGGAGCTGCTCCTCACCGCCGGGCTCCTGCTCGGGCTCTTCGTCGTCTGGCAGGTGTGGTGGACCGACGTCGCCGTGAGCGACGACCAGGCCGCCGCCGTCGAGGAGATCGAGCGGAGCTTCGAGACGCCGTCGGTCGAGGCCGCCGTCGAGCCGCGCACCGACGCTCCGCCCGCGGTGGCGCCGGTCGGGGCGGGGGAGGGCTTCGCCACTCTCTATGTGCCGCGGTGGGGTGCCGACTACCGGGTGCCCATCACCGAGGGGGTGGGCATGGACGTGCTCAACACCGGCGCGGCCGGGCACTACCCTGACACCGCGATGCCGGGCGACATCGGCAACTTCGCTCTCGCCGCCCACCGGCAGAGCTACGGCGCCGCGTTCCACGCCGTCGACCAGCTCGTCGAGGGTGACCCGGTGATCGTCGAGACCGCGGAGGCGTGGCTCATCTACGAGGTGCGGGAGGACTACATCGTCCTCCCCCAGCAGGTGGACGTCATCGCCCCCGTGCCGGGCGACCCCGCTGCCGAGGCGACCGAGCGGCTGATCACATTCACCACCTGCCACCCGTTGTGGAGCACCCGGGAGCGGTGGATCACCCACGCCGAGCTGACCGGATGGATCCCGCGCTCCGAGGGCAAGCCCGCCGAGCTGGAGACGAGCTGA
- a CDS encoding IS1634 family transposase has product MAWIRRVRTASGATAVQIAESVGGRRRIVVHVGSAHTEAELGLLVERARELLDDPGQDQLDLGLEPAAPRTTLIGRPGVAALFGEPGSPVQERRGPVAPPRVVATSSRVLYDALAAVFTDLGFDALGDEVFRDLVIARIVEPTSILDTARVLTDLGVRPASEKTMRRTLARAAAGEGPGAYRDKVAALCFTHAVTSGDVSLCLYDVTTLYFEAEKEDDLRKVGYSKERRVDPQIVVGLLVDRHGFPLEIGCYEGNQAETATIVPIVKQFQDRHGVEDMVVVADAGMLSAGNLAALEEANLRFIVGSRVTKAPLDLASHFRWHGDAFTDAQVIDTLTPRTGRHRSENNEAVKVEPIWDRDRHPGSWRAVWAYSAKRAARDGKTLTLQENRARAVIAGEKATRTPRFVKTTGDAPSLDEAALARARRLVGLKGYITNIPARLMPAGEVIGSYHELWHVEQSFRMSKTDLAARPMFVRTRDAIEAHLTIVFTALAVSREVQARSGLAIRNVIRQLRPLRSATITANGATQTIPPHIDPDRRTIIDALTTGKTQALSE; this is encoded by the coding sequence GTGGCGTGGATCCGGCGGGTGCGGACGGCCTCGGGGGCGACGGCCGTGCAGATCGCTGAGTCCGTCGGGGGTCGTCGGCGGATCGTCGTGCACGTCGGGTCGGCGCATACCGAGGCCGAGCTCGGGCTGCTCGTCGAGCGGGCGCGGGAGCTGCTGGACGACCCGGGCCAGGACCAGCTCGACCTCGGCCTCGAGCCGGCGGCGCCCAGAACGACGCTGATCGGCCGGCCCGGAGTGGCGGCTCTCTTCGGCGAGCCGGGCTCCCCGGTACAGGAGCGGCGGGGACCGGTCGCACCGCCCCGGGTGGTGGCGACCTCCTCTCGGGTGCTCTACGACGCACTCGCCGCGGTGTTCACCGATCTGGGGTTCGACGCCCTGGGCGATGAGGTGTTCCGGGACCTGGTGATCGCCCGGATCGTGGAGCCGACCTCGATCCTGGACACCGCCCGGGTGCTGACCGACCTCGGCGTGAGGCCGGCGAGTGAGAAGACGATGCGCCGCACCCTGGCCCGGGCCGCGGCCGGCGAGGGGCCCGGCGCCTACCGGGACAAGGTCGCCGCGTTGTGCTTCACCCACGCGGTGACCAGCGGTGACGTCTCGCTGTGCTTGTACGACGTGACGACGTTGTACTTCGAGGCGGAGAAGGAGGACGACCTGCGCAAGGTCGGCTACTCCAAGGAACGCCGCGTCGACCCGCAGATCGTCGTCGGCCTGCTCGTCGACCGGCACGGGTTCCCGCTCGAGATCGGCTGCTACGAGGGCAACCAGGCCGAGACCGCCACGATCGTGCCGATCGTCAAGCAGTTCCAGGACCGGCACGGCGTCGAGGACATGGTCGTCGTCGCCGACGCCGGGATGCTCTCGGCGGGCAACCTGGCCGCTCTGGAGGAGGCGAACCTCAGGTTCATCGTCGGCTCGCGGGTGACCAAGGCACCGCTGGACCTGGCCTCGCACTTCCGCTGGCACGGGGACGCGTTCACCGACGCCCAGGTCATCGACACCCTCACGCCCCGGACCGGGCGGCACCGCAGCGAGAACAACGAAGCGGTCAAGGTCGAGCCGATCTGGGACCGTGACCGCCACCCCGGGTCGTGGCGGGCGGTCTGGGCCTACTCGGCCAAGCGGGCGGCGCGGGACGGGAAGACGTTGACGTTGCAGGAGAACCGGGCCCGCGCAGTCATCGCCGGGGAGAAGGCCACCCGGACCCCGCGGTTCGTCAAGACCACCGGTGACGCGCCCAGCCTGGACGAGGCCGCCCTCGCCAGGGCGCGGCGCCTGGTCGGGCTGAAGGGCTACATCACGAACATCCCCGCCCGGCTGATGCCCGCCGGTGAGGTCATCGGGTCGTACCACGAGCTCTGGCACGTCGAGCAGTCGTTCCGGATGTCCAAGACCGATCTGGCCGCCCGGCCCATGTTTGTCCGGACCCGGGACGCGATCGAGGCCCACCTGACCATCGTGTTCACCGCACTGGCCGTCTCCCGCGAGGTCCAGGCCCGCTCTGGGCTCGCGATCCGCAACGTCATCCGCCAGCTCCGGCCGCTGCGCTCAGCGACCATCACGGCCAACGGCGCCACCCAAACCATCCCGCCGCACATCGACCCCGACCGACGGACCATCATCGACGCCCTCACGACCGGGAAAACTCAGGCACTAAGCGAATGA
- the manA gene encoding mannose-6-phosphate isomerase, class I, with protein sequence MQRLTGIERNYAWGSFEAIQRLLGKSPTDRRVAELWFGAHPDAPALLADAGDGGAPRDLRSLIEADPEGCLGEDVVSRFGPRLPYLLKLIAPAKPLSLQVHPSLERAQEKFAEENATGIAMDDPRRNYRDPNHKPEMVFALNTFEAVCGFRAPRRAVELLADLDAPLARRLRDLLHAEPTAVGVRWAFTSLLDPSTRPTPGEVQELVAACAARLENGSPSPRADSTVVHLAKDFPGDPGVISTLLLNPVTLQPGDALFIPAGGVHAYLHGLGVEIMASSDNVLRAGLTEKHIDVDEMLDCVDYVAAPPIRPAPEIFHGATRMYYAPVDDFELSVTDLADENGEPHHPLPGRGPRIIVCLDGEIEITSTTGKLSLSRGQAIFVRADEGRLTGHGRGRIVQADVP encoded by the coding sequence ATGCAGCGACTGACCGGGATCGAGCGGAACTACGCGTGGGGATCCTTCGAGGCGATCCAGCGACTGCTCGGCAAGTCCCCCACCGACCGCCGGGTGGCCGAGCTGTGGTTCGGCGCCCACCCGGACGCCCCGGCTCTGCTCGCCGACGCCGGGGACGGCGGCGCACCACGCGACCTGCGCTCACTCATCGAGGCTGACCCGGAAGGGTGTCTCGGCGAGGACGTCGTCTCCCGGTTCGGCCCGCGGCTGCCCTACCTGCTCAAGCTCATCGCGCCGGCCAAGCCGCTCTCCCTCCAGGTGCACCCGAGCCTCGAGCGCGCCCAGGAGAAGTTCGCCGAGGAGAACGCCACCGGCATCGCGATGGACGACCCCCGGCGGAACTACCGCGACCCCAACCACAAGCCGGAGATGGTCTTCGCGCTGAACACGTTCGAGGCCGTGTGCGGGTTCCGCGCCCCGCGACGAGCCGTGGAGCTTCTCGCCGACCTCGACGCCCCGCTGGCCCGTCGGCTGCGCGACCTCCTCCACGCCGAGCCGACGGCGGTTGGCGTTCGGTGGGCGTTCACCTCGCTGCTCGATCCCAGCACACGTCCCACCCCGGGCGAGGTGCAGGAGCTGGTCGCCGCGTGCGCGGCGCGCCTCGAGAACGGCTCACCGTCGCCCCGCGCCGACTCCACAGTGGTCCACCTCGCCAAGGACTTCCCCGGCGACCCTGGCGTCATCTCCACGCTGCTCCTCAACCCAGTGACCCTGCAGCCAGGTGACGCACTGTTCATCCCTGCCGGCGGCGTCCACGCCTACCTGCACGGTCTGGGCGTCGAGATCATGGCCTCGTCGGACAACGTCCTGCGGGCGGGCCTCACTGAGAAGCACATCGACGTCGACGAGATGCTCGACTGCGTCGACTACGTGGCCGCACCCCCCATCCGGCCGGCGCCGGAGATCTTCCACGGCGCCACGCGGATGTACTACGCACCGGTCGACGACTTCGAGCTCTCCGTGACCGACCTGGCCGATGAGAACGGAGAGCCGCACCACCCCCTGCCTGGTCGCGGCCCGCGCATCATCGTGTGCCTCGACGGAGAGATCGAGATCACCTCGACGACCGGGAAGTTGAGCCTCAGCCGTGGGCAGGCGATCTTCGTCCGTGCCGACGAGGGACGCCTCACCGGCCACGGCCGGGGCCGGATCGTCCAGGCGGACGTTCCGTAG